The following proteins are encoded in a genomic region of Cyclonatronum proteinivorum:
- a CDS encoding TonB-dependent receptor domain-containing protein: MLKKILSLSAFVVAYCLLAAGSVHAQTGTLSGTVTDATTGEELIGATVLVQELGRGAPTNLSGEYRVENIPVGTYTLRFSFVGYRSLTTEVTISEGPNTFNAELRSDATGREEVVVTGIASRTSREISEVAVSRIDATQFTENVSFQDLSQLIGGRVAGVGVQPSGGTVGSGVRFNVRAGGGLGGQGQPLIFVDGIRIDNSEIAGPGRGGQGVGTLTDLNMDEVASIDILKGPAAAALYGTSGSNGVVLITTQRGQALGDAGGLSVNVRTTRGISEFGRESQTSQFLSEQSINDVFETGLLEHYNVSAQGGSEFIRFFTSYDQRLEEGILPRNYMDRQSFRANFDAFPREDLTIGVSAGFTMNEIALPDNDNNVIGYLGNVILAPGGDDGTFGFTAREAIDAIEDITRQNRFLGSVNLQYRPIENLELNAQVGFDGSSLRRDETIPPGFFVTGPGTAGQRYILNRTNEQFTYDINARYSYDIVDGLTASSVLGAQLFERTLRQSFNQKRGFASALISNIGAGDDFIDANEGFLNNREAGIFFEQNFNYRNQYILSVGGRQDFAASIGEEAPNIFYPKASVAVRLDNILDLPPSIDFLKLRAAYGETGQLPDFNDGAERLWAGQNSAYGTGGVISFVGNPEIKPERIRELELGVEADFLGRFGLDLTYYQLWAKDSIIDFRRASSTGVTNLVPFNVGGVEGHGLETTLSINAFESRDFGLDFDVAYSYSYSEVTDLGGAQPIFDGFSVQVLAEGIERSAFFVQRVNGALFNDDGVFIGVDADPERSAVGTPFPKHTGSFAMNFRAFRNLNVYALVDWAADLYIYNNTREFAIQFGNDREFAELNERFADLTPGTDEYIDVANRLARLNTAFPYNQVERADWLKLREVSVSYNFNELIRGTEFGNYINSLSVSAGGRNLLTSTLYSGLDPEVNFDGARSLIRGQDFLTMPPARQFFFTVSLGF, encoded by the coding sequence ATGCTTAAGAAGATACTTTCGCTTTCGGCTTTTGTGGTTGCATACTGCCTGCTCGCTGCAGGAAGTGTACATGCCCAAACCGGAACGCTCTCTGGTACTGTGACCGATGCCACAACCGGTGAGGAGCTCATCGGAGCTACTGTACTGGTTCAGGAACTTGGCAGAGGCGCACCTACGAACCTATCGGGTGAATACAGGGTAGAAAATATACCTGTAGGCACCTACACTTTACGGTTTTCATTTGTCGGCTACCGTTCACTAACTACAGAAGTTACCATTAGTGAAGGGCCGAATACATTCAACGCTGAACTCAGGTCGGATGCGACCGGTCGGGAAGAAGTGGTTGTAACCGGTATTGCTTCCCGTACATCACGTGAAATTTCTGAAGTAGCGGTATCCCGTATCGACGCTACTCAGTTTACCGAAAATGTTTCCTTCCAGGATCTTTCCCAGCTGATCGGCGGCCGTGTTGCCGGTGTTGGCGTGCAGCCTTCCGGTGGTACTGTTGGCTCCGGTGTTCGTTTTAATGTACGCGCAGGCGGCGGACTTGGAGGGCAGGGTCAGCCTTTAATTTTTGTTGACGGTATCCGCATTGATAATTCCGAAATCGCGGGTCCCGGTCGTGGTGGTCAGGGTGTGGGAACACTCACAGACCTTAATATGGACGAGGTCGCTTCCATCGATATTCTGAAAGGTCCGGCTGCGGCAGCACTTTACGGTACAAGCGGTTCAAACGGTGTAGTACTCATTACCACACAGCGCGGTCAGGCACTGGGTGATGCCGGTGGACTTAGCGTAAATGTTCGCACCACACGCGGTATCAGCGAGTTTGGCCGTGAAAGTCAGACCAGTCAGTTTCTTTCTGAGCAAAGTATTAATGATGTGTTTGAAACAGGCTTACTCGAGCACTACAACGTGAGTGCGCAGGGTGGCTCAGAATTCATCCGCTTCTTTACTTCCTACGATCAGCGTCTGGAAGAAGGTATTCTGCCCCGGAACTACATGGACCGCCAGAGCTTCCGCGCCAACTTTGATGCCTTCCCCCGTGAAGACCTCACCATTGGCGTAAGCGCGGGCTTCACTATGAATGAAATTGCCCTGCCCGATAACGACAACAACGTAATTGGCTACCTCGGTAACGTAATTCTCGCACCAGGCGGTGATGACGGCACCTTCGGCTTTACCGCACGGGAAGCCATTGACGCCATCGAAGACATTACCCGTCAGAATCGTTTCCTCGGTTCGGTAAACCTTCAGTACCGTCCTATCGAAAACCTTGAGCTCAACGCACAGGTTGGTTTCGACGGCTCAAGCCTGCGTCGTGATGAGACCATCCCGCCGGGCTTCTTTGTAACAGGTCCCGGTACCGCCGGTCAGCGTTACATCCTGAACCGCACCAATGAGCAATTCACCTACGACATCAATGCCCGCTACAGCTATGATATCGTTGACGGACTGACTGCATCCAGTGTATTAGGGGCGCAGCTCTTTGAGCGCACCCTTCGCCAGAGCTTCAACCAGAAGCGCGGTTTTGCTTCCGCCCTGATTTCCAATATTGGTGCCGGTGATGACTTTATCGATGCCAACGAAGGTTTCCTCAATAACCGCGAAGCCGGAATTTTCTTTGAGCAAAACTTCAACTACCGCAATCAGTACATTCTGAGCGTAGGTGGTCGTCAGGATTTTGCTGCCTCTATCGGTGAAGAAGCGCCCAACATTTTCTATCCGAAAGCCAGTGTTGCGGTGCGTTTGGATAACATTCTTGACCTGCCGCCCTCAATTGATTTCCTCAAGCTTCGTGCAGCTTATGGTGAAACCGGTCAGCTGCCCGACTTTAACGATGGCGCAGAGCGTCTGTGGGCTGGTCAGAACTCCGCATACGGAACAGGCGGTGTCATTTCTTTCGTGGGTAATCCCGAAATCAAGCCCGAGCGTATTCGTGAGCTCGAACTTGGTGTAGAAGCAGATTTCCTGGGTCGTTTTGGTCTTGACTTGACTTACTATCAGCTATGGGCGAAGGATTCCATTATCGACTTCCGTCGTGCTTCTTCAACCGGTGTTACCAACCTCGTGCCCTTTAACGTAGGTGGAGTAGAAGGTCACGGACTTGAGACTACGCTGAGTATCAACGCTTTCGAATCACGCGATTTTGGCCTTGATTTCGATGTTGCGTATTCCTACTCATACTCAGAAGTAACAGATCTTGGTGGCGCACAGCCCATTTTTGACGGCTTCAGCGTACAGGTGCTTGCAGAAGGTATCGAGCGCTCCGCATTCTTTGTGCAGCGTGTAAACGGCGCGTTGTTTAATGATGATGGTGTCTTCATTGGTGTTGACGCTGATCCTGAGCGTTCTGCAGTAGGTACTCCCTTTCCGAAGCATACCGGTTCATTTGCCATGAACTTCCGCGCATTCCGCAACCTGAACGTATACGCACTGGTTGACTGGGCCGCTGATCTCTACATCTACAACAATACCCGCGAGTTCGCCATACAGTTTGGAAATGACCGCGAGTTTGCTGAGCTCAACGAGCGTTTTGCAGACCTAACCCCCGGTACGGACGAGTACATCGATGTGGCCAACCGTCTTGCCCGTCTCAATACCGCCTTCCCGTACAATCAGGTAGAGCGGGCAGACTGGCTGAAGCTTCGCGAAGTATCTGTAAGCTACAACTTCAATGAGCTTATTCGCGGCACAGAATTTGGCAACTACATCAACAGCCTTTCAGTTTCTGCCGGTGGCCGAAACCTGCTTACCAGCACTTTGTACAGCGGCCTCGATCCTGAGGTGAACTTCGACGGCGCAAGAAGCCTGATCCGTGGTCAGGACTTCCTCACCATGCCTCCTGCGCGTCAGTTCTTTTTCACCGTATCACTCGGATTTTAA
- the pheA gene encoding prephenate dehydratase encodes MSEKRQLSDIRKELDRIDHNLLEALAFRQKLIQETAHLKRDKQAVLRDPSREHEILSRIGRVAQEQGVDKYFAMNLFRQIIDYSVRFQTDFLMDHHNLRDALSLLRVGYQGTDGAYSQRAVHTHFGSRRNELLSIGHETFRDVVEAVDNGSLHYGVLPIENTTAGSINDTYDLLHKHDLHIVGEEVVRVQHCLVTLSEVPVSNIRRIYSHPQAIAQCSEYLSKLHHCKVEAYLDTAMAAKKVLEDDDLSQAAIASRNAAELYGLHIVSDSIANQKENFTRFVVVAKDPVVCDGQIKTKTSVIMSAAHRKGALAQALNILHEYDLNLTKLESRPSPGNPWEYLFYIDFEGNLASPAAAEALEKLREHSGFIKVLGTYPARIS; translated from the coding sequence ATGAGTGAAAAAAGACAGCTAAGTGATATCCGTAAAGAGCTTGACCGTATTGACCATAACCTGCTTGAAGCGCTTGCTTTCCGGCAGAAGCTCATTCAGGAAACGGCTCACCTGAAGCGCGACAAGCAAGCCGTGCTGCGCGATCCATCGCGGGAGCATGAAATCCTAAGCCGCATAGGCCGCGTAGCGCAGGAGCAGGGCGTAGATAAATATTTCGCGATGAACCTTTTCCGTCAGATCATCGATTACTCGGTGCGCTTTCAGACGGATTTCCTGATGGATCATCATAACCTGCGCGACGCCCTTAGTCTGCTCCGCGTCGGATATCAGGGTACGGACGGTGCGTACAGTCAGCGCGCCGTGCACACGCACTTCGGCTCGCGCCGCAATGAGCTGCTGTCTATCGGTCATGAAACCTTCCGGGACGTAGTCGAAGCCGTTGACAACGGCTCCCTGCACTATGGCGTGCTCCCTATCGAAAATACCACAGCCGGTTCCATTAATGACACCTACGACCTCTTGCACAAGCATGATTTGCACATTGTAGGCGAAGAAGTTGTCCGGGTGCAGCACTGTCTCGTAACCCTCAGCGAAGTGCCGGTTTCCAACATCAGGCGCATTTACTCGCACCCGCAGGCCATCGCGCAGTGCTCAGAGTATCTCTCAAAGCTGCATCACTGCAAAGTGGAAGCCTACCTTGATACGGCCATGGCAGCGAAGAAGGTGCTGGAAGACGATGACCTTTCGCAGGCAGCCATCGCAAGCCGCAATGCCGCTGAGCTGTACGGGCTGCACATAGTAAGTGACAGCATTGCCAATCAGAAGGAAAACTTTACCCGTTTCGTAGTTGTTGCAAAGGATCCTGTTGTTTGCGACGGACAAATCAAAACCAAGACGTCCGTTATCATGAGTGCTGCACACCGTAAAGGAGCACTCGCGCAGGCCCTGAATATTTTACACGAATACGATCTTAATCTTACCAAGCTGGAATCGCGTCCGAGTCCGGGCAATCCGTGGGAGTATTTGTTTTATATAGATTTCGAAGGAAATCTTGCTTCTCCGGCTGCCGCGGAAGCCCTTGAAAAACTGCGGGAGCATTCCGGCTTCATCAAAGTGCTGGGAACCTACCCGGCCCGCATATCATAA
- a CDS encoding TlpA family protein disulfide reductase gives MKKLRNVYLTGLMVLLCNTAALSQSVSGNLSAHAGEELQLEGFRGLETYEISRTRVGADGSFSLRYDGEAPGMGLLIPAEGGPFVVVLSGEDLRIEGEGLSAPETVQIGRGAENLIFEQYAAEHPRREQALSAWVYLNSMYREDALFAPHVAPREAIAAEMARIRAEDDAFLASLDSETYVSWYLPVRRLVSAVPVVAQFRTEEIPATVAAFRELDYTDLRLHRSGLLRDVLESHVWLIENSGRSLDAVFEELNVSFRIFAENLHTDAEKFSPLAEFMFDLLEQRSLFASSEYFAELLLSVYDDLLSRRLRAKLQIYGELRLGSIGPDFEFGELIQRPEGVTATRLSEVDADYVLLIFAAGWCPFCREMKPELMARYPGWRAQGVEVVMVSLDDDPDIFEQYTRGMDFLSMTDLKRWESPAAQAWHVYSVPTFWLLDRNRRIILKPNSVRHMDSWVDWHLVQGNPLPR, from the coding sequence ATGAAAAAATTGCGGAATGTATATTTAACCGGACTAATGGTGCTGCTGTGCAATACGGCGGCCTTGTCACAATCTGTTTCGGGAAACCTGAGCGCGCATGCGGGTGAAGAGCTGCAGCTTGAGGGGTTTCGCGGACTCGAAACCTATGAAATCAGCCGTACGCGGGTTGGTGCGGATGGCAGTTTTTCGCTTCGTTACGATGGGGAGGCGCCCGGTATGGGGCTGCTGATTCCGGCGGAGGGCGGACCCTTCGTAGTTGTGCTTTCGGGGGAGGACCTCCGGATTGAGGGCGAAGGTTTGTCCGCGCCCGAAACCGTGCAAATAGGCCGCGGGGCCGAAAACCTGATCTTTGAGCAGTATGCCGCAGAGCACCCGCGGCGCGAGCAGGCCCTCAGTGCATGGGTTTACCTGAACAGCATGTACCGCGAAGATGCGCTTTTTGCCCCGCATGTGGCCCCGCGGGAAGCCATTGCTGCGGAGATGGCGCGCATTCGCGCAGAGGATGACGCCTTTCTGGCATCCCTCGATTCCGAAACCTACGTTAGCTGGTACCTGCCAGTCCGCCGACTCGTGAGCGCGGTGCCGGTCGTCGCGCAGTTTCGCACCGAGGAGATTCCGGCAACGGTTGCCGCTTTCCGCGAACTCGATTACACCGATCTCCGCCTACACCGCAGCGGACTCCTGCGCGATGTGCTCGAAAGCCATGTCTGGCTGATTGAAAACAGCGGTCGCAGTCTCGATGCGGTTTTTGAAGAGCTGAATGTCTCCTTCCGGATCTTTGCCGAAAACCTCCACACGGACGCTGAGAAATTTAGTCCGCTCGCGGAGTTCATGTTTGATCTGCTGGAGCAGCGGAGTTTGTTTGCCTCTTCAGAATATTTCGCAGAACTGCTGCTCTCGGTGTACGACGACCTCCTGAGCCGCCGCCTGCGCGCGAAGCTGCAAATCTACGGTGAGCTGCGCCTGGGCAGCATCGGTCCCGATTTCGAATTCGGGGAACTCATCCAACGGCCCGAGGGCGTAACAGCGACGCGCCTGAGCGAGGTCGATGCCGACTATGTGCTGCTGATTTTTGCCGCAGGATGGTGCCCCTTTTGCCGTGAAATGAAGCCCGAGCTGATGGCGCGCTACCCTGGCTGGCGCGCGCAGGGCGTCGAAGTCGTCATGGTCAGCCTCGATGATGACCCCGACATTTTCGAACAGTACACCCGCGGGATGGATTTCCTGAGCATGACTGATCTCAAGCGCTGGGAGAGTCCCGCCGCACAGGCCTGGCACGTGTACAGCGTCCCCACATTCTGGCTGCTCGACCGCAACCGGCGGATCATCCTCAAACCCAACTCGGTCCGGCACATGGACTCCTGGGTGGACTGGCACCTCGTGCAAGGCAACCCGCTACCGCGATGA
- the htpX gene encoding protease HtpX has product MFRIALFLLTNLAIIIVAGIVLSILGVGSTLDETGALNLTNLLIICFVFGMIGSVISLLLSKPIAKWSTKAQVITDPRSQAERWLVNEVRDMATRAGIDMPEVAIFPMQQANAYATGWNRNNALVAISSGMLERYSKDEIRAVMGHEIGHVANGDMITLTLIQGVLNTFVMFFARIIGHIVDRQILKNDSGYGIGYFVVTIVMQIVLGILAAMIVMWFSRKREFVADRAGAELGGKAGMISALKHLKAESQVPDQMPESMNAFGISSGKRSGIQALFMSHPPLDERIKALEAA; this is encoded by the coding sequence ATGTTCAGAATAGCCTTATTTCTGCTTACCAACCTCGCCATAATAATTGTTGCGGGTATTGTGCTGAGCATTTTGGGGGTAGGCTCAACCCTGGATGAAACAGGGGCGCTCAACCTTACCAACCTGCTCATCATCTGTTTTGTTTTCGGGATGATAGGCTCCGTTATTTCGCTTTTACTTTCCAAACCAATAGCGAAGTGGAGCACGAAAGCACAGGTCATCACCGATCCCCGGTCGCAGGCAGAGCGCTGGCTTGTTAACGAAGTTCGGGATATGGCAACCCGTGCCGGAATTGACATGCCCGAAGTCGCCATCTTTCCTATGCAGCAAGCAAATGCTTATGCAACCGGCTGGAACCGTAACAACGCCCTCGTTGCCATCAGCTCCGGCATGCTGGAACGCTACAGCAAAGATGAGATCCGTGCCGTTATGGGCCATGAAATTGGTCACGTAGCCAATGGCGATATGATTACGCTCACCCTCATTCAGGGCGTGCTTAACACTTTTGTGATGTTCTTTGCCCGCATTATCGGACATATTGTGGATCGTCAGATTCTCAAAAATGACAGCGGTTACGGCATTGGTTACTTTGTTGTAACCATTGTGATGCAGATTGTGCTCGGTATTCTTGCCGCCATGATCGTGATGTGGTTCTCACGGAAGCGCGAGTTCGTTGCCGACCGTGCAGGCGCTGAACTTGGCGGTAAAGCCGGTATGATCAGTGCGCTGAAGCACCTCAAAGCGGAATCGCAGGTACCGGATCAAATGCCCGAGTCTATGAACGCCTTTGGGATTTCATCCGGCAAGCGCAGCGGTATTCAGGCCCTTTTCATGAGCCATCCGCCGCTTGATGAGCGTATCAAAGCCCTTGAAGCTGCCTGA
- a CDS encoding RagB/SusD family nutrient uptake outer membrane protein, whose product MRKYLIPGVLLLVTSFMLVACEDWVLSTEEPIDVTEDVFLDDPAEIPFLITGVEARFAFTWTRLGLIADLTADQLIFDEVMDLATFPTYRDIASNFRGIGDQTAFSNNTIRNAYNPLNNWRLLSDDLLERVERIESELSEDLRDRALFTGNFYGALARYMIGFYFEDFACGENAAIGTDGRSCIDQFGAPIDRSPVIRAADMAVNEVLPRLAAAEAFATPEEVRIINTLRARMHLILGNYAESFAAAQNGMEPGDDPFRSLHSVQAANEYFFAAGDGRIQVIPDYRFAQYVEDNPEEAARVRIRQAPAGIVNVDEPRFQQDMYPTQASPMDFLTWQENHLILAELAALHGQAGDALALVNEVRDSHGISPLAGPVTQQVIIEERDKELFLQGLRIFDLLRFGIWPAEVKGTPGFGLTGQPVGAWRGIPIQNDERNDNPCIANPDNC is encoded by the coding sequence ATGAGAAAATATTTAATTCCCGGAGTCCTGCTTCTGGTCACAAGCTTTATGCTTGTTGCCTGTGAAGACTGGGTTCTGAGTACAGAAGAACCAATTGATGTAACCGAGGATGTTTTCCTCGATGACCCTGCAGAAATTCCGTTTCTGATAACCGGTGTGGAAGCCCGTTTTGCTTTCACCTGGACCCGCCTCGGCCTCATTGCCGACCTTACCGCCGATCAGCTCATTTTTGATGAGGTGATGGATCTGGCAACCTTCCCGACTTATCGCGATATCGCTAGCAATTTCCGCGGTATTGGTGATCAGACGGCCTTCAGCAACAATACCATCCGGAACGCATACAACCCGCTCAACAACTGGCGCCTGCTTTCAGATGACCTGCTTGAGCGTGTGGAGCGCATCGAAAGCGAGCTTTCTGAAGATTTACGCGACCGCGCTCTCTTCACCGGAAACTTCTACGGTGCCCTCGCCCGCTACATGATCGGTTTCTACTTCGAAGATTTCGCCTGTGGTGAAAATGCGGCTATCGGAACGGATGGCAGAAGCTGTATTGATCAGTTTGGTGCGCCCATTGACCGCAGCCCGGTTATCCGTGCCGCTGATATGGCTGTAAACGAAGTGCTGCCGCGCCTTGCTGCCGCTGAGGCGTTTGCGACCCCGGAAGAAGTCCGTATCATCAACACTTTGCGCGCACGCATGCATCTGATTCTGGGTAACTACGCAGAGTCTTTTGCAGCCGCTCAAAACGGCATGGAGCCCGGCGATGATCCCTTCCGGAGCCTGCATAGCGTACAGGCCGCTAACGAATACTTCTTCGCTGCCGGCGACGGCCGTATTCAGGTCATCCCTGACTACCGCTTTGCGCAGTACGTAGAAGACAATCCGGAAGAAGCTGCACGGGTTCGCATTCGTCAGGCGCCGGCTGGCATCGTAAACGTGGATGAGCCCCGCTTCCAGCAGGATATGTACCCGACACAGGCTTCGCCAATGGATTTCCTCACCTGGCAGGAAAACCACCTCATCCTTGCTGAGCTCGCAGCCCTGCATGGTCAGGCCGGTGACGCCCTCGCGCTGGTAAACGAAGTTCGCGACTCCCACGGCATAAGCCCGCTTGCGGGTCCCGTAACGCAGCAGGTCATTATTGAAGAGCGCGACAAAGAGCTCTTCCTGCAGGGCCTCCGCATCTTCGACCTCCTCCGTTTCGGCATCTGGCCCGCTGAAGTTAAGGGTACGCCCGGCTTCGGCCTTACCGGTCAGCCCGTAGGTGCCTGGAGAGGAATCCCCATCCAGAACGATGAGCGGAACGACAACCCCTGTATCGCCAACCCGGATAACTGCTAA
- a CDS encoding IS701 family transposase, which yields MTPKMQRLVHDLAYGLVNCGGKRTLTGMLSGSGNQFCDWTAAYRMFSKQRFDPQDLLDVSLRHGVSLAPDNAPVIAHIDDTLLKKTGRKVHGAKWQRDPLGPAFHTNFIWAQRFVQASIACPASSQLCQARSIPVSFVHAPMPVKPGRNADQLQKDAYKEAKKKSRISCVGAKLVGSLRQRLNELGSASRHLLVSFDGGYTNREVIQNLPAHTTFIGRVRKDAKIYDPPADQPDTGRRRLYGEPKLTPDQIRTSDQVSWQKVKAFAAGKEHEFKLKVVENVKWKPAGGHQLLKLIIISPLGYRLAKGANLLYRKPAFLITNDLKLPLQTLLQAYVWRWEIEVNFREQKTLMGCGQAQVRNQHSAEGVPKFVTAVYSLLLLAAEHCSRQNDPPVQMLQRAKWYPEKENSRWTTGDICNRFRAEYYSKAIGVSFDGFMNKRYRKQNHLKLLNPALSAMISIRT from the coding sequence CTGACGCCCAAAATGCAAAGACTGGTACACGATCTTGCCTACGGTCTGGTTAATTGTGGCGGTAAGCGCACGCTCACAGGCATGCTGAGCGGTAGCGGCAACCAGTTCTGTGACTGGACGGCCGCTTACCGGATGTTCAGCAAGCAGCGCTTTGACCCGCAGGACCTGCTGGATGTCAGCCTGCGCCACGGGGTCAGCCTGGCGCCTGACAACGCTCCGGTCATTGCCCATATCGACGATACCCTGCTGAAAAAAACAGGACGCAAAGTACATGGTGCGAAATGGCAGCGAGACCCGCTTGGACCCGCTTTCCACACCAATTTTATCTGGGCACAGCGCTTTGTACAGGCCAGTATCGCCTGCCCGGCCTCTTCGCAGCTTTGTCAGGCACGGAGTATACCGGTGAGTTTTGTCCATGCGCCCATGCCGGTTAAACCCGGCCGTAATGCGGATCAGCTGCAAAAGGACGCTTACAAAGAAGCTAAAAAGAAAAGCAGGATAAGCTGTGTTGGCGCAAAGCTGGTGGGTTCATTGCGCCAGCGCCTCAACGAGTTGGGATCAGCCTCACGTCACCTGCTTGTAAGTTTTGATGGGGGGTATACCAATCGCGAAGTAATCCAAAACTTGCCGGCGCATACAACCTTCATCGGCAGGGTCCGCAAAGACGCTAAAATCTATGATCCACCTGCTGACCAGCCTGACACAGGGCGGCGGCGCTTGTACGGGGAGCCTAAGTTAACTCCGGACCAGATTCGTACCAGTGATCAGGTAAGCTGGCAGAAGGTCAAAGCTTTCGCGGCAGGCAAGGAGCACGAGTTTAAATTAAAGGTAGTAGAAAACGTTAAGTGGAAGCCTGCGGGCGGGCACCAGCTACTCAAGCTTATTATTATCAGTCCTCTTGGGTACCGCTTGGCTAAAGGGGCGAACCTGTTGTACCGTAAACCCGCCTTTCTGATAACCAATGACCTGAAGTTACCGCTGCAAACCCTGCTTCAGGCTTATGTTTGGCGCTGGGAGATTGAAGTCAACTTTCGAGAGCAGAAAACCCTGATGGGCTGCGGGCAGGCACAGGTGCGCAACCAGCACTCCGCCGAAGGTGTACCTAAGTTTGTTACAGCGGTGTACAGTCTGTTACTACTTGCCGCTGAACACTGCAGCAGGCAGAATGATCCACCGGTCCAAATGCTGCAACGTGCCAAGTGGTACCCCGAGAAAGAAAACAGCAGGTGGACGACAGGAGACATTTGTAACCGCTTCAGGGCGGAATACTACAGCAAAGCCATAGGGGTGAGTTTTGACGGCTTCATGAACAAAAGGTACCGAAAGCAGAACCACCTAAAACTGCTAAACCCGGCTTTATCGGCCATGATTAGCATCAGAACTTAG